ATCGCCTTCAATCACCACATCGACTTCACCATAAACTTCGTATAAGTCGTCTGTGCTGTTATAGATAAAGGTCACGCCATCGTCGCCCAAATTGATATCGATTCCATAAAGGGAGAAATCCGCTGTCAGGGTGGCATCGAGGGATTGCAGGACAAAGTGGTTGTTGGAATCGCCTACCAGTTCCATTCCTGGTGCGTCGGAGGTGCCGGCCTGGATGCCGAGTGTCTGGTTGTCGAAGGTAACGCTAAGTCCGCCGAAGAGTTCGAAAACTTCACTCGTTTCGTTGTAACTGACGCCGAGGTAGTCGCCGGTGGTTTCAATTGTCAGACCGGAAAGGGTGATCGATTCTGAAATACCAACGTCGAAGTTGTTGAGAACACCGTCGGCAAAGGCAAAACCGGGGTTATCACTGGTTCCGAGGAACCCCGAAACATCGACACCGTCTACACCCACAGTGATGTCGCCATAGATTTCAAAGACATTGTCGACATTGCTGTAATCTGCATTCCCGATCTTGGAATAGTTGATGGTAACATCATCCGGAACGAACTCGACGCCGTAAAAGTTCATATCACCACTGACGCTGATGAGGAGTAGCTCTAGCTCCAGAGCATAGGTGATGGCATCGGCACTGAGAATAATGCCCGGGCTGTCATAGGTGCCGGCATCAAATTCCACATCCTGATCGCCAAAAGAAATTTGGATACCGCCAAAGGCATAGTAATAATCATCGATTCCCGTATGGCTGAAGCCAATACCATCGTCGATTGTTTCAATGGTGACGCCTGCAATGTCGATGGATTCCATGATGATAAAATCGACTCCGACAAGGTCGCCATCCTTGATTCGCATGCCGGGATAAGAGGTCGTGCTTCCATCGCCATTGATCGCATCATACCCGAAAGTCGCTGATACCATGTTGCTTTCGATGGCGACACTGACCGTGCCGTCGATTTCGTAAAAATCCGTAGACTGGTTGTAAATGAGAGTAAGGGCATCGACGTCAAAGTCCAGTGAGTCGACTGAAAAGCTTCCACTGACCGTTGCGTTAAGGCTTTCCAGAATGAGTTGACTGGAGTCATTGCTGGAAAGCACGATTCCCGGATTGTCGATGTTGCCCAGAGTGGCAGTAAAGGTGGTATCGGTCCCGTCATAACGGATGCTGACGTCACCGTAGCTTTCGTAGAGATCTTCCATGGAATCATAAACGAAAGTGAAAGGCCCGCCGGCGCTTCCGATTTCAATGACGACACCATCGTAAGTCATGTCATCGGTGATGCCAAAACTGAAGCCGGATAAATCGCCTCCATCAATGATCAATCCCGGTGTGTCTGCATCTCCCAAGGTGACCGTAAGCGGATCGGCATTCGACCCATCATTAAATTCAAGTGATGCGGATCCAAAAAAGATGTACTGGGCATCATCGGAGTCGTAGATAAAGGTCAGTGGATTATCGCTATCGACTGCGAAGCTGGCACCATAGAATTCGAAGTCCGTTTCCACCATAGCGGTAAGAGATATGAGGTTGTTACCCGAATCAATGAGGAGGCCATCATTACCATCAGTATCCTCCATGGTAACGGTGAAAGATTCACTACCGAAGGTCACGGTAGATTGACCTGAAGCACTCCAGCCGCCGTCGTTAGTTGAGGTAAAGGTCAGGCTATCCGCGTCAACCGTGATTCCTTCCAGAACGAGGTCTCCGGCCGGAGCTGTGTTGGCTGATGCGCCAGTCATTACAGCAAGTTTGGCAATGAGTATGAGAGTAAAGGCATTTCGATTTGGGACTAACTGCCGTATTGTCGTTAGTCGCATCAATAGGGCTTTAATCAGAGAAAAGCGAGTCATTGTCTAATGTATTGTAAAACGGTTTTGTGTTATGTTTGCCCGGTATATCAATCCGATACTCTTATGCGGAAGAAGGCCTGTTCGGAGCCCAAATCAGTGTTGATCTCGAGGATAACCGGTTCGGTCTCAGTGGCCCTGAAAGAATCAATTGTTTCCCAGGTTTGCAGGTCGCTGGAGGCTTGAACTTCATAGCGATATGAGGCGACGAGATTGTATTCGACCAGAATGAGGCTGTCATCACCCGGGCTTCCCAAGTCTGGATCACCAATGCTGATAATGGGAATTGGAGATGTGTTAGCGGTGAGCGGATCCGTGTTCAGGAGTTGTTCGATCTTGTTGCTCAGTCCGTCATTGTCCGGATCGAGAGATAAACCGGCTAACCCAGCGACACTGTCGGGAAAATACGACAGGACATAGGTCATATACCTGCGATCACGAACCTGATCGACGGCACCTGGGAAAACGCCGATGTTATTGTCCCCAAACTCGGTATATTGTGGACTGGATGTCGCGAGGAAAACAGATGCTGTTGCCAATTCGGAGGAAGCAGGGATGCTGCTACCGGTATCCGGGATGCTCACGGTGGTTGTGTCAACCGTTATGAAGCTTTTATCACTTGTGCTTAACTGCGAAGGATAGGCCAGAATGTGCACGTCATAGCTTGTGTCGACCTCAACCTCGTAAAAACGCCAAAAGCCTTTGTCATTGGTGATTGTTTTTATGTCGGTGCTTGCATCATAGGTGTCGTTGTTGTTCTGGTCGAGAAACAGTTGAACGCCCTGGATGCCCGACTCATTGTCATCAAAAATGCCATCAGAATTGGTATCCTCAAATACATAGCCCGAGATTGAATCGAGCTGGTTGATATCAAAGTCGACTTCAACGGACTTACCGCTAATGTAAGTAGTTGTGACAATGTCCTGGCTCGCTTCATTGGACTCATAGCCATATGGAATAATAACGCCCACGGAAACAGTTCCTTCAGGAACATTGTCAAAGACGTAGTGCCCGTTTGAATTGGAGATCGTGCTACGGTCAGTCAATGCGTCGTAATCCAGATCTCCGTTAAGATCGAGATAAACGCGAAGGCCTTTCAAATTCTTGCCGCTATTACTGTCGTAAACTCGGCCATAAATAGATGGCGTGATCTTGTAAGGACCGAAGTAATCGGAATAGGCGATCTTCTGATTATTATTGTTGATTTGAGCGTAGATATAATACTCTTGAGTCGGGTCCTGGTTGATGTTCTCGATTTTCCAGTCAAGAGTTTGCGAGACATCGGTATTGCTGCCGCCGTACTGGTAATCGACAAATGTGGAAACTGCAGTGCCGTCATAGTCCGTGTTGTCTGTGTCCACGTAAAGGGAAATGTTGGTCTCATTGACAAAGGCGACATCGGAGAAGTATTTCAGATTGATTGGTAAGGTTGTTCCACCGAATAGAATGTCTTCACTTCCGGAAGTATCGGAGTTGCTGTCATTCAAGGTGACCGATTCTATATCTATGCTTGGGTCTGCATAATCGTAGTAGATACTGACGTGAGGTTGGGAAAATGTGACTTCAACTTTTTGTCCGTTAATCCTTTCCGGATAGGCGATGTGTAAAACGCCTTTTCCTTTTTCCAGTTTGTAAAAGCTGTCCACTTTGCTACTATCGAAAGTGTCCATTTTGTAAGAACCCTCGGAAATGATTTTGACACCACTGCTATGGGTTAGCTCCATGGCGTCAGAGCTGCCTGGCTCTCGCGATGTGAACTGGTCAATGGGCGGGTTATTGATCACATAGGCGGAATCGTCCATGCTGTAGACGACCCGGTCGAAACTCACCTGGTCGTTAAGTATCCGTGCAGGGTCATTTGTTGGTGCAATCACTTCATCGATCCATACTGATGGAAGGATTATTGTATCACTGCTTCCTTCGTGTCTTGCTGTCCAGTCCAGGCTGATCATGAATGATGTTGCGCCTTCCGGGATATCGAAAGCGAAACTTTTAGCAATGAAAGTTGGGCCGCCGTTTTGTGCATCCGCAACAGCGGTTGCTACCTGTCCCTGCAGGTAGTTGACATCGCTGCTGTTGAGGTAATCGAAACTGCCATCATGAAATGTGTACTTGATGCCGACTTCCTCCGTGGTGAAGAGTAAATTTAAATCGACCCAGGCTGCAGCAAAGCTGTTGATAGCATTACCGGTTCCGTTCGAGTTTTCTGTCAGATCAATGAGGAGATCGAAATCAATCTCTCCTAATTCATCACCACCAATCAACGGAATGCTATCCGGGACACGGACTTCAGCCTTGGATTGGAGAATGATATACTCTTTGCTGAAAATAAGATTTTCCTCGATCTTGATACCGTAGTCGGTCGGCAAATAAAGATCGCTGTCCAGCGTATAAATGTCATCCGCCCAGTCGAGAGACATTTCGGCAGTGGCTTCAAAGATGAGCGACTTCCAGTCGTCGCCATCTTCATAGGCGCCGAAGAAAACTTTGTCATTGAGAGTCAGCTTTGTGCTGTCGACGTAAACTTCACCCTCAATATAAGACAGGGTGGCATCAGTACCTCCGATACCGATTTGACCTCCGAATTCCAGACCAATGGTTCCGTCGAAGATCAGATCTGCCGGTTGATCAAGGTTTTCGAGTGATACACTCAGCTCGGCGATATCAACTCCAGTATCCAGAATTTCGATACCCTCGGAACTGCCTACGGCCTTGTATTCCAGAAAGATCGAAGTAATTTTACCATTGTCCGTATCCACAGTGGCGTCGATATCTCCCTCGAACTCCGGGATATAAACATCCAGCGTCATATCAACAATGATATCGTCAGTATCGGAATCACGGCTGTAGTCGACTTCGACTTTTTGGATTTGAGCAAAGCCCAAATTGATTTTATCGACTTCGATATCGAGATTTTCGATGTCCCACTTGTTGTCGATGATTTCGATGCCGGGGTTGTCGGAGTCGCCGAGCGTAATAATAGTATCCCATAATGAGTCGAGTTCAGCTTGTCCGAATACCGTGTAGGTTGTGTTGTCAGCTGTGTAGGTAATTGTGAGTGGGTTGTCTTCCGGCGATTTGAATTCAAAACCACCGAGACTGATATCGGTGGAAACGCCGATGTCGACGGACTCCACAGTCCCGCCTTCGATCTCAAATCCAGGTGTGTCGGCATCCCCGAGAAAGGCTTCGATTTCATCGCCTTCTATTGTGATATCAACATCGCCATAGACTTCGTAAAGGTCGCTCATTTCATTGTAGACGAAGGTGACACCATCATCGCCAAGATTGATATCGATTCCGTAGAGGGAGAAGTCCGCCGTCAGTGTCGCATCGAGATACTGAAGTATCATATGATTTTTCTCATCACCCACCAATTGCATGCCAGGCTGATCAGATGTCCCTGCTTGAACGCCAAGTGTTTGCCCATCAAAGCTAACACTGAGTCCGCCGAATACTTCATAGCTGTCACTCGTTTCACTGTAGCTGAAACCAAGGAAATCACCGGTTGTTTCGATTGTAAGGCCGGAGAGTGTGATGGACTCCGATATGCCGAGATCAAGTCCTTCAAGGGCTCCGTCAACAAAAGTGAAGCCAGGATTATCCTTCGTTCCGAGGAAGGCGGAAACATCGACTCCGTCCACTCCGACTGTGACATCACCATAGATTTCAAAAATGTTGGAAGCAAAATTGTATTCGGAGTCGCCCAGTTTGGAATAGTTGACTGTAAGATCGTCAGGAACCAGCTCGATGCCGTAGAAATTCAGATTGCCACTCACACTGATTAGCAGGAATTCAAGCTCCATTGCATTTGTCGTCGAATCGGCACTGAGAATAATACCTGGACTTTCATAGTTGCCGGCATCGAATTCAACATCCTGATCACCAAATGCGATTTTGATGCCACCAAAGCCGTAATAGTAATCCTGAATGCCGGTATGGCTGAAGCCTATGCCGTCATCGGTTGTGTCCATCGTAATGCCGGCGATTGAGATGGACTCAGTAATGATGAAATCGACTCCGACCAGGTCACCATCTTTAATCCGCATGCCGGGATAGGAAGTGGTTGTACCGTCATCTTCTACAACGTCGTAGCCGAAGGTGGCCGATAACATATTGCTCTCAATTGCTACTTTGACCGTGCCATCGATTTCGTAATAATCCGTCCTTTTGCTGTAGATGAGGGTCAGGGCATCGACTTGGAAATCGAGAGAGTCCACACTAAAGCTGCCGCTCACTGTTGCGTTGAGGTTTTCGAGGGTGAGTTGATTGGAGTCATTGCTGGAGAGGACGATTCCGGGAGCAT
The Rubellicoccus peritrichatus DNA segment above includes these coding regions:
- a CDS encoding SdrD B-like domain-containing protein; the protein is MTNPSPSIRRFRRTAALKPYRLGLLAIAFGLSAKLCAVTVDLGSIRFQVDDANSSLAGSVYTFTDEVLIGYAPTGSEAFRPLIRIDGTVEVNTSNTGNFTVQQPYTLYGISADQTKLESLAEYTGPGSETWAVSDLTTNGFDINSGETLSVQLYQLVVSQIQLSNPDDVADTSDTALVVKGPITFSHDGNLITFFQGELGWMTVNYNSALEPQPIADFVRFGVTTATWNLHGLQNLANFDNVDFKQRTISNGGPNNSVNGILYTLAGSATVTIDGMTYDVRLEDFWDQIDPYFDGGLAFLDDQPYETILTIYGNSFQMAGSTFSVTDIMYEGQSVPAYALLVYDYNSQTYQLVGSFYINGSSVAQTFGEGEEASLVLGLNSEGVMTVQSFTAKPAGNVPFNGLTFNLDNLTTTSGPNNTTLYTGTSTVSYADQSFDIEIGTDGLAIGQDGNGNQIVESLTAEVNSDFELYGTDYTVDPDNPLTFVFDTDSQTFQLYGDATLEIVGTSTDVSLGDVDNPGLVIANGTTQSHSFTIATDGELNLGGITITPDDSGLTFSYSATDNTYGTAGGATLTFLDSSVGVSFEADGDAGFVMQVGSDGKLALVSLNAKVSADFTLAGMTFATDQDAGLNFVYDSDDGDYKFYGTADLSLGSSSYEVDFGDEDTPGVEVSNGDVTSLSLTIASDNTLSFHGLTITPDENGFGFTYSEDDDTYSVTGGATASFEDQSFGISLSTAGGNAGLVMKSDGSLVSLDTQVEADFEVYGVSFTVDMDNPLSFIFDSDATEYTLYGSASIDFHNGTEPEEIAVVLGDADTPGLVIDSGTLSSFNFGIQADLTYDGVVIEIGSAAEAFTFVYNPSESLYESYGEVSISYDDTGSVLDVMLGDADAPGIVLSSNDSNQLTLENLNATVSGSFSVDSLDFQVDALTLIYSKRTDYYEIDGTVKVAIESNMLSATFGYDVVEDDGTTTSYPGMRIKDGDLVGVDFIITESISIAGITMDTTDDGIGFSHTGIQDYYYGFGGIKIAFGDQDVEFDAGNYESPGIILSADSTTNAMELEFLLISVSGNLNFYGIELVPDDLTVNYSKLGDSEYNFASNIFEIYGDVTVGVDGVDVSAFLGTKDNPGFTFVDGALEGLDLGISESITLSGLTIETTGDFLGFSYSETSDSYEVFGGLSVSFDGQTLGVQAGTSDQPGMQLVGDEKNHMILQYLDATLTADFSLYGIDINLGDDGVTFVYNEMSDLYEVYGDVDITIEGDEIEAFLGDADTPGFEIEGGTVESVDIGVSTDISLGGFEFKSPEDNPLTITYTADNTTYTVFGQAELDSLWDTIITLGDSDNPGIEIIDNKWDIENLDIEVDKINLGFAQIQKVEVDYSRDSDTDDIIVDMTLDVYIPEFEGDIDATVDTDNGKITSIFLEYKAVGSSEGIEILDTGVDIAELSVSLENLDQPADLIFDGTIGLEFGGQIGIGGTDATLSYIEGEVYVDSTKLTLNDKVFFGAYEDGDDWKSLIFEATAEMSLDWADDIYTLDSDLYLPTDYGIKIEENLIFSKEYIILQSKAEVRVPDSIPLIGGDELGEIDFDLLIDLTENSNGTGNAINSFAAAWVDLNLLFTTEEVGIKYTFHDGSFDYLNSSDVNYLQGQVATAVADAQNGGPTFIAKSFAFDIPEGATSFMISLDWTARHEGSSDTIILPSVWIDEVIAPTNDPARILNDQVSFDRVVYSMDDSAYVINNPPIDQFTSREPGSSDAMELTHSSGVKIISEGSYKMDTFDSSKVDSFYKLEKGKGVLHIAYPERINGQKVEVTFSQPHVSIYYDYADPSIDIESVTLNDSNSDTSGSEDILFGGTTLPINLKYFSDVAFVNETNISLYVDTDNTDYDGTAVSTFVDYQYGGSNTDVSQTLDWKIENINQDPTQEYYIYAQINNNNQKIAYSDYFGPYKITPSIYGRVYDSNSGKNLKGLRVYLDLNGDLDYDALTDRSTISNSNGHYVFDNVPEGTVSVGVIIPYGYESNEASQDIVTTTYISGKSVEVDFDINQLDSISGYVFEDTNSDGIFDDNESGIQGVQLFLDQNNNDTYDASTDIKTITNDKGFWRFYEVEVDTSYDVHILAYPSQLSTSDKSFITVDTTTVSIPDTGSSIPASSELATASVFLATSSPQYTEFGDNNIGVFPGAVDQVRDRRYMTYVLSYFPDSVAGLAGLSLDPDNDGLSNKIEQLLNTDPLTANTSPIPIISIGDPDLGSPGDDSLILVEYNLVASYRYEVQASSDLQTWETIDSFRATETEPVILEINTDLGSEQAFFRIRVSD